ACGGGACGCAGGCACCCCATTGGAACCTGTATTACGCCAACCAGAACTTTAGCGGCGAATACAGGAACCTGAAAACATTTGGTTTCTCGGTTCGCTGTATCAAGAAGTAAATGGTGTGTATGGGAAAAACTTTTAAGATTACGTTATCTGTTTTTGTGGTTCTTGCGACAGCATTGTTTGCCGTAGAAGTGTTTTCTTTGCCCAAGGTGACACCGGAACTCAAGGCTGGTGCCCAGGAATATTACAACAACGAATGTAAGGCCTGCCACCGCTGGGGCCGCAAGTTTGCCGCCCCTCCCATGAAGGAGAACGTGGCCCAGTACGCCGAAAAGCCCGAAGAAATGGTCAAGTACCTGATGCACCCCACTCCGAAACACCCGGACATTTGGCCTGCGATGGAAATAACGCCCCTTACCGAAGACCAGGCGAAGATGATGACGGCTTGGCTTTTATACATTTTGGACAATCCGGAGGATCCGGGCAGGCCTAAGTAACTGGGAGCGGGAATGAAATACCTGATGGCGGGATTGTTGGCACTTTTGTGCGGGTTCTTCCTGGCCGATTTCCTGTTCCGTCAGCAGGCTTCCGAAGTCAAGACTCCGGGAAACGTTCCCTTTGACCACGCCCTTCACGGGG
Above is a genomic segment from Fibrobacter sp. containing:
- a CDS encoding c-type cytochrome gives rise to the protein MGKTFKITLSVFVVLATALFAVEVFSLPKVTPELKAGAQEYYNNECKACHRWGRKFAAPPMKENVAQYAEKPEEMVKYLMHPTPKHPDIWPAMEITPLTEDQAKMMTAWLLYILDNPEDPGRPK